The Dromaius novaehollandiae isolate bDroNov1 chromosome 5, bDroNov1.hap1, whole genome shotgun sequence genome window below encodes:
- the TMEM41B gene encoding transmembrane protein 41B isoform X1 has product MAQRRTAERGPCQAAAEGAKHQRQLLEGKAYAEGGSAGTSLLILVCIFLSAAFLMFLVYKNFPQLSEEEREFIKIPRDMDDAKALGKVLSKYKDTFYVQVLVAYFATYVFLQTFAIPGSIFLSILSGFLYPFPLALFLTCLCSGLGASFCYMLSYLVGRPVVYRYLSEKAVKWSDQVERHREHLINYIIFLRITPFLPNWFINITSPVINVPLKIFFIGTFVGVAPPSFVAIKAGTTLYQLTTAGEAVSWNSVFVLMILAILSILPAVFQKKLKQKFE; this is encoded by the exons GGAAAGCCTATGCAGAAGGTGGATCAGCTGGAACGTCTCTTCTTATTTTAGTGTGCATCTTTTTATCAGCTGCTTTCCTTATGTTTTTGGTATATAAAAATTTTCCGCAGCTTAGTGA agaagaaagagaatttaTAAAGATTCCTAGAGACATGGATGATGCAAAGGCCTTGGGAAAAGTCCTGTCCAAATATAAGGACACCTTTTATGTGCAAGTATTAGTGGCTTATTTTGCCACATATGTTTT CTTGCAAACATTTGCTATCCCTGGGTCTATATTTCTCAGTATCCTCTCAGGGTTTCTCTATCCCTTCCCACTGGCCTTATTTCTTACTTGTCTG TGCTCAGGACTCGGAGCTTCGTTCTGCTATATGCTTTCATACCTAGTGGGACGGCCTGTTGTATACAGATATTTATCAGAAAAGGCAGTGAAATGGTCAGATCAG gttgAAAGACACAGAGAACACCTCATTAACTACATAATATTTCTGAGAATAACGCCTTTTCTTCCTAATTGGTTCATCAATATAACATCTCCTGTAATAAATGTaccattgaaaatatttttcattggcACTTTCGTAG GTGTGGCACCACCATCTTTTGTAGCAATTAAGGCAGGAACAACACTGTACCAACTTACAACAGCAGGGGAAGCTGTTTCCTGGAACTCTGTGTTTGTCCTCATGATTTTAGCCATCCTCTCCATCCTACCAGCTGTCTTCCAgaagaaactgaaacagaagttTGAATAA
- the TMEM41B gene encoding transmembrane protein 41B isoform X3, with the protein MFLVYKNFPQLSEEEREFIKIPRDMDDAKALGKVLSKYKDTFYVQVLVAYFATYVFLQTFAIPGSIFLSILSGFLYPFPLALFLTCLCSGLGASFCYMLSYLVGRPVVYRYLSEKAVKWSDQVERHREHLINYIIFLRITPFLPNWFINITSPVINVPLKIFFIGTFVGVAPPSFVAIKAGTTLYQLTTAGEAVSWNSVFVLMILAILSILPAVFQKKLKQKFE; encoded by the exons ATGTTTTTGGTATATAAAAATTTTCCGCAGCTTAGTGA agaagaaagagaatttaTAAAGATTCCTAGAGACATGGATGATGCAAAGGCCTTGGGAAAAGTCCTGTCCAAATATAAGGACACCTTTTATGTGCAAGTATTAGTGGCTTATTTTGCCACATATGTTTT CTTGCAAACATTTGCTATCCCTGGGTCTATATTTCTCAGTATCCTCTCAGGGTTTCTCTATCCCTTCCCACTGGCCTTATTTCTTACTTGTCTG TGCTCAGGACTCGGAGCTTCGTTCTGCTATATGCTTTCATACCTAGTGGGACGGCCTGTTGTATACAGATATTTATCAGAAAAGGCAGTGAAATGGTCAGATCAG gttgAAAGACACAGAGAACACCTCATTAACTACATAATATTTCTGAGAATAACGCCTTTTCTTCCTAATTGGTTCATCAATATAACATCTCCTGTAATAAATGTaccattgaaaatatttttcattggcACTTTCGTAG GTGTGGCACCACCATCTTTTGTAGCAATTAAGGCAGGAACAACACTGTACCAACTTACAACAGCAGGGGAAGCTGTTTCCTGGAACTCTGTGTTTGTCCTCATGATTTTAGCCATCCTCTCCATCCTACCAGCTGTCTTCCAgaagaaactgaaacagaagttTGAATAA